A window from Desulfovibrio subterraneus encodes these proteins:
- the feoB gene encoding ferrous iron transport protein B, with protein sequence MSKKITVALAGNPNSGKTTAFNAITGARQHVGNYPGITVDKKQGTTYVDGREVQVIDLPGTYSLTAYTMEEVVARSVVADERPDMVVDVVNAGALERNLYLAVQLLEMGAPLTIALNMMDEARKQGMRIDARKLQSLLGVPVVETVARTGEGIESLMLTAVANGDKLAGKPWEPLVISYGPDLDPVLEEMIALINREQFLTDRYPARWVAIKYLESDEEIQRIGRGLGAVATELEARAREVADHLEATLKTYPEAVIADYRYGYISSILRQGVVSRLDALEDRLAVSDKIDQVLTHRMFGPLIMLGILFLIYQVTFTIGEVPMGWVEAFFGWLNETVSNLLPDGMLKSLIVSGIIDGVGGVMGFVPLIMFMFVQIAFLEDSGYMARIAYMLDRVFRFFGLHGCSVMPFIVSGGIAGGCAVPGVMASRTLRSPKEKLATLLTAPFMACGAKVPVFLLIVGVFFEKNQAAVMFSLTLAGWVSALLVAKLLRSTIIRGEATPFVMELPPYRVPTLRGLMIHTWERTWQYIKKAGTVILAISILLWLAMTFPKLSDEQLAPIEAQRAEIVAQMEAAQAEGKDVAAFEEKLSEVNNFESEEALRNSVAGRVGVALEPVTKWAGFEWRTNIALVGGFAAKEVIVSTLGTAYSLGEVDAEEAQPLAERIANDPHWTRANGISLLLFVLLYAPCFVTVVAIKQEAGSWGWAIFSTVFNTVFALAVATAAYQIGSL encoded by the coding sequence ATGTCTAAAAAAATTACTGTTGCTCTTGCCGGCAACCCGAACTCCGGCAAAACTACCGCGTTCAATGCCATCACCGGTGCCCGCCAGCATGTAGGCAACTACCCCGGTATCACCGTAGACAAGAAGCAGGGCACCACCTATGTGGACGGCCGGGAAGTGCAGGTTATCGACCTGCCCGGCACCTATTCCCTGACCGCGTACACCATGGAAGAAGTTGTCGCCCGCAGCGTTGTGGCTGACGAGCGTCCTGATATGGTCGTTGATGTTGTCAATGCAGGCGCGCTTGAGCGCAACCTGTATCTGGCCGTGCAGCTTCTGGAAATGGGCGCCCCGCTGACCATCGCGCTCAACATGATGGACGAAGCAAGAAAGCAGGGCATGCGCATTGATGCCCGCAAGCTGCAGTCTCTGCTCGGGGTGCCGGTTGTGGAAACCGTGGCCCGCACCGGCGAAGGCATCGAATCCCTCATGCTGACCGCAGTGGCCAATGGTGACAAGCTGGCAGGCAAGCCGTGGGAGCCTCTGGTTATTTCATACGGCCCCGACCTTGATCCCGTTCTGGAAGAAATGATCGCCCTCATCAACCGCGAGCAGTTTCTCACCGACCGTTATCCCGCCCGCTGGGTTGCCATCAAGTACCTTGAGAGTGACGAAGAGATTCAGCGTATAGGCCGCGGTCTCGGAGCCGTGGCGACCGAACTTGAGGCCCGCGCACGTGAAGTGGCGGACCATCTTGAGGCAACGCTGAAGACCTATCCCGAAGCCGTTATCGCCGACTACCGTTACGGCTATATTTCTTCCATCCTGCGGCAGGGTGTTGTTTCCCGCCTTGATGCGCTGGAAGACCGCCTTGCTGTATCCGACAAGATCGATCAGGTGCTCACGCACCGCATGTTCGGCCCGCTGATCATGCTCGGTATTCTCTTCCTTATCTATCAGGTGACCTTCACCATCGGCGAAGTTCCCATGGGATGGGTTGAAGCCTTCTTCGGCTGGCTCAACGAGACTGTTTCCAATCTGCTGCCTGACGGCATGCTGAAATCGCTTATTGTTTCCGGCATTATTGACGGCGTGGGCGGCGTTATGGGCTTTGTGCCGCTGATCATGTTCATGTTTGTCCAGATCGCATTCCTTGAAGACTCCGGCTACATGGCGCGCATAGCCTACATGCTCGACCGCGTGTTCCGTTTCTTCGGCCTGCATGGTTGTTCCGTCATGCCCTTCATTGTCTCCGGCGGTATTGCAGGTGGCTGCGCCGTTCCCGGTGTCATGGCATCCCGTACTCTGCGCAGCCCCAAGGAAAAGCTGGCAACCCTGCTCACCGCGCCCTTCATGGCATGCGGTGCCAAGGTGCCCGTGTTTCTGCTCATCGTGGGCGTGTTCTTTGAAAAGAATCAGGCTGCCGTGATGTTCTCGCTCACACTGGCAGGCTGGGTATCCGCCTTGCTGGTGGCAAAGCTGCTGCGGTCCACCATCATCCGCGGCGAGGCCACTCCTTTCGTTATGGAGCTGCCCCCGTATCGCGTTCCCACCCTGCGTGGTCTCATGATCCACACCTGGGAACGTACCTGGCAGTATATCAAGAAGGCCGGTACCGTTATTCTGGCCATTTCCATCCTGCTGTGGCTGGCCATGACCTTCCCCAAGCTTTCCGATGAACAGCTTGCTCCCATTGAAGCCCAGCGTGCCGAAATCGTTGCGCAGATGGAAGCGGCACAGGCTGAAGGCAAGGATGTTGCCGCATTCGAGGAAAAGCTGTCGGAAGTGAATAACTTTGAAAGCGAAGAAGCACTGCGCAACTCGGTTGCCGGTCGTGTGGGTGTGGCCCTTGAGCCGGTGACCAAGTGGGCGGGCTTTGAATGGCGCACCAACATAGCACTGGTGGGCGGCTTTGCAGCCAAGGAAGTTATCGTATCCACCCTCGGCACTGCCTATTCTCTGGGAGAAGTGGACGCCGAAGAAGCACAGCCCCTTGCCGAGCGTATTGCCAACGACCCGCACTGGACTCGGGCCAACGGCATATCCCTGCTCCTCTTTGTGCTGCTTTACGCACCGTGCTTTGTGACGGTGGTAGCCATCAAGCAGGAAGCCGGTTCGTGGGGATGGGCAATATTCTCCACCGTATTCAACACGGTGTTTGCACTGGCCGTGGCCACTGCCGCCTACCAGATCGGATCGCTATAG
- a CDS encoding FeoA family protein encodes MSVILPLRELKVGQKAKIHSVTASGELGRRIRDMGLITGAEIEITGRAPLRDPVALRLVGFTLSLRNNEADFITVEPL; translated from the coding sequence ATGTCCGTTATTCTTCCCCTTCGGGAACTCAAGGTTGGGCAGAAAGCCAAGATTCACAGCGTTACGGCGTCCGGCGAGCTGGGACGCAGAATCCGCGACATGGGGCTTATCACCGGAGCCGAAATCGAAATAACCGGACGTGCCCCGCTGCGTGACCCCGTTGCCCTGCGACTGGTGGGCTTTACGCTCTCGCTGCGCAATAACGAGGCCGACTTCATCACCGTGGAACCGCTGTAA
- a CDS encoding FeoB-associated Cys-rich membrane protein → MWDTIGVVLIVVAAAAYLIRRQMKKKLSDGCGCSGGCGGCGSARHIRSDAATKSAESSCGCGGSCGER, encoded by the coding sequence ATGTGGGATACCATTGGGGTTGTCCTTATTGTGGTTGCTGCTGCGGCCTACCTTATCAGACGGCAGATGAAGAAAAAGCTTTCTGACGGGTGCGGCTGCTCCGGCGGTTGCGGAGGCTGCGGTTCTGCGCGGCATATCCGTTCGGATGCTGCAACAAAGTCCGCTGAAAGTTCGTGCGGTTGCGGCGGAAGCTGCGGCGAGCGATAA
- a CDS encoding FeoA family protein, translating into MNCCTLDKVPAGCKATIKGYCGCSRERGRLCALGLTPGTVVEVCAPCSVRVRESCVALGIEVAGLVTCEPLENDAQPKGRVA; encoded by the coding sequence ATGAACTGTTGTACATTGGATAAGGTACCTGCCGGTTGCAAGGCCACCATCAAGGGGTATTGCGGCTGTTCAAGGGAGCGAGGCAGACTCTGCGCGCTGGGGCTTACCCCCGGCACTGTCGTGGAAGTGTGCGCCCCTTGCAGTGTCAGAGTGCGTGAATCGTGCGTGGCACTGGGAATTGAAGTGGCAGGACTGGTTACCTGTGAACCTCTTGAAAACGACGCCCAGCCCAAGGGCAGGGTAGCTTAG
- a CDS encoding phenylacetate--CoA ligase family protein, which yields MYFEKDVECMERAELEDLQLERLQATLNRVARNVPLYRQRFAELGLDPDDFRSMDDLRKLPFTTKQDIRENYPYGLFAVPLRDVVRLQSSSGTTGKPIVVGYTRNDLKRWSRLVARVLAMGGMTRDDVVQIAFHYGLFTGGFGLHYGAETLGASVIPSSGGNARKQIMIMQDYRTTALCCTPSYALHLADTMEEMGVNPNSLHLKWGLFGAEAWSEAMREEIQNRLKVTATDNYGISEVMGPGIAGECLERQGLHVNEDHFLFEIVHPETGEPVPDGEVGELVITTLTKEAFPMIRFRTGDLTRVLPDVCPCGRRFRRIARIIGRSDDMLIIRGVNVFPLQVETVLLAMEGAEPHYQIVLEREGRLDKATVFLEVSENLLFDRMRVAREALEGIKRKLASELGVAMDVVFVGRKTLERTEGKIRRVVDRRQL from the coding sequence ATGTATTTTGAAAAAGACGTAGAGTGCATGGAGCGGGCTGAACTGGAAGACCTTCAGCTTGAACGCCTGCAGGCCACGCTCAACCGGGTGGCACGCAACGTGCCGTTATACAGGCAGCGGTTTGCGGAACTGGGGCTTGATCCGGATGATTTCCGGTCCATGGACGATCTGCGCAAGCTGCCCTTTACCACCAAGCAGGACATCCGCGAAAACTATCCCTATGGACTGTTCGCCGTGCCGCTGCGCGATGTCGTGCGGCTGCAGTCCTCTTCCGGCACCACGGGCAAGCCCATTGTGGTGGGCTATACCCGCAACGACCTCAAACGCTGGTCGCGCCTTGTGGCAAGGGTGCTTGCCATGGGCGGCATGACGCGTGACGATGTGGTGCAGATAGCCTTCCATTACGGCCTGTTCACCGGCGGGTTCGGTCTGCACTATGGAGCGGAAACGCTCGGGGCGTCCGTTATTCCCAGCTCCGGCGGCAATGCCCGCAAGCAGATCATGATCATGCAGGATTACCGCACCACGGCCCTGTGCTGCACGCCGAGTTATGCCCTGCATCTGGCGGATACCATGGAGGAGATGGGCGTTAACCCCAACTCCCTGCATCTCAAGTGGGGGCTTTTCGGCGCAGAGGCATGGTCCGAGGCCATGCGTGAAGAGATTCAGAACCGGCTCAAGGTAACTGCCACGGATAACTACGGCATTTCCGAGGTCATGGGGCCCGGTATTGCGGGTGAGTGTCTTGAGCGGCAGGGGCTGCATGTGAACGAGGATCACTTCCTTTTCGAGATAGTGCATCCCGAAACGGGTGAACCGGTGCCGGACGGCGAAGTGGGCGAGCTGGTCATCACCACGCTGACCAAGGAAGCATTCCCCATGATACGCTTCCGCACGGGCGACCTGACCCGCGTGCTGCCCGACGTCTGCCCCTGCGGGCGCAGGTTCCGGAGAATTGCCCGCATTATCGGGCGTAGCGACGACATGCTGATTATCCGCGGTGTGAACGTGTTCCCCCTGCAGGTGGAAACGGTTCTTCTGGCCATGGAAGGGGCCGAGCCGCATTATCAGATCGTCCTTGAGCGCGAAGGGCGGCTCGACAAAGCCACCGTGTTTCTGGAGGTTTCCGAGAACCTGCTGTTCGACCGCATGCGCGTGGCGCGTGAAGCCCTTGAAGGCATCAAGCGTAAGCTGGCGTCTGAGCTGGGCGTTGCCATGGATGTGGTCTTTGTGGGCCGCAAGACGCTGGAACGGACGGAAGGCAAAATACGCAGGGTTGTGGACCGCCGGCAGTTGTAG
- a CDS encoding ABC transporter ATP-binding protein: MLRLRNVDLAYGRIQAVRRASLHVGKGEIVALIGANGAGKTTMLTAVSGLMRPASGSIEFDGRDITRAQADAIVRAGVSHVPEGRLVFGPMTVEDNLLLGSFTRHRLGRRTDVRPELEQVYAMFPRLEERRLQAAGTLSGGEQQMVAIGRALMAKPKMLLLDEPGMGLAPTVTKEIFRYILKLRDALGLTVLLVEQNARAALRIADRGYVLETGRILLQGPAGELLANNDVQRAYLGRDLDREIQPEQGA, translated from the coding sequence ATGCTGCGCTTGCGGAACGTGGACCTTGCCTACGGGCGCATACAGGCTGTCCGCCGTGCTTCGCTGCATGTGGGCAAGGGCGAGATCGTGGCGCTGATAGGGGCCAACGGTGCGGGCAAGACCACCATGCTCACGGCGGTATCTGGGCTTATGCGACCTGCCTCCGGCAGTATTGAATTTGACGGCAGAGACATCACCCGCGCACAGGCCGATGCCATAGTGCGGGCCGGTGTATCCCATGTGCCGGAAGGGCGGCTGGTTTTCGGCCCGATGACGGTGGAAGACAACCTGCTGCTCGGTTCGTTTACCCGCCACAGGCTGGGGCGCAGAACGGATGTGCGCCCGGAGCTGGAACAGGTCTACGCCATGTTTCCCCGCCTTGAAGAACGCCGCCTGCAGGCTGCCGGCACGCTTTCCGGCGGTGAACAGCAAATGGTGGCCATAGGACGCGCGCTTATGGCTAAACCGAAGATGCTGCTGCTGGATGAACCGGGCATGGGCCTTGCGCCGACGGTGACGAAGGAAATTTTCCGGTATATTCTCAAGCTGCGCGATGCCTTGGGGCTAACCGTGCTGCTGGTGGAACAGAATGCCCGTGCCGCGCTGCGCATTGCCGACAGGGGCTACGTGCTTGAAACCGGACGCATTCTGCTGCAGGGGCCTGCAGGGGAATTGCTGGCGAACAATGACGTGCAACGTGCCTATCTGGGGCGCGATCTTGACCGCGAAATACAGCCGGAGCAGGGTGCGTAA
- a CDS encoding ABC transporter ATP-binding protein: MSDVMPDAMPDAMPKVMPKVMPDVMPNVMPNVMTDVMLHCADVGVRFGGVKALDGVSCVLAEGQITSVIGPNGAGKTTLLNAFTGMVPMTSGSISLRGERVDAQPPHVRAGKGILRTFQNLEVFTNMTVLENVMAGRHRKGAYGVLDAFFKTPRYHREERECREAAMRALEFTGIAEMASLPAGELAYGNQRLLEMARVIAAEPELLLLDEPAAGLNMRETRELGTLIRRMRDELGITVALVEHDMELVMDVSDMIYVLCFGELLASGTPLEIQRNPAVIAAYLGTDDEDYPDGDADDDADDGADDCPAPDDSAEETGREA, from the coding sequence ATGTCTGATGTCATGCCAGACGCTATGCCAGACGCTATGCCCAAGGTCATGCCCAAGGTCATGCCTGACGTCATGCCTAACGTCATGCCTAACGTCATGACTGACGTCATGCTGCACTGTGCAGATGTGGGGGTGCGCTTCGGCGGTGTGAAGGCGCTGGATGGCGTATCCTGCGTGCTGGCCGAGGGGCAGATAACGTCCGTCATCGGCCCCAACGGTGCAGGCAAGACAACCCTGCTGAACGCCTTTACGGGCATGGTTCCCATGACCTCCGGCAGCATATCGCTGCGGGGGGAACGGGTGGATGCGCAGCCGCCGCATGTGCGCGCAGGCAAGGGCATTTTGCGCACGTTCCAGAACCTTGAAGTCTTTACCAACATGACAGTGCTGGAAAACGTGATGGCCGGTCGCCACCGCAAGGGCGCATACGGCGTGCTGGATGCCTTTTTCAAAACGCCGCGCTACCACCGCGAGGAGCGGGAATGCAGAGAGGCGGCCATGCGCGCGCTGGAATTTACGGGCATTGCGGAGATGGCCTCTTTGCCTGCGGGCGAGTTGGCGTATGGGAACCAGCGTCTGCTCGAAATGGCCCGCGTCATTGCCGCCGAGCCGGAACTGTTGCTGCTGGATGAACCGGCAGCAGGGCTGAACATGCGGGAAACACGCGAGCTGGGGACGCTCATACGGCGCATGCGCGATGAGCTTGGCATTACCGTGGCCCTTGTGGAGCACGACATGGAGCTGGTCATGGACGTCAGCGACATGATCTACGTCCTGTGCTTCGGCGAGTTGCTGGCTTCGGGCACTCCGCTGGAAATACAGCGCAATCCTGCCGTCATTGCCGCGTATCTGGGAACTGATGACGAAGACTATCCGGATGGCGATGCGGACGACGATGCGGATGACGGTGCGGATGACTGTCCGGCCCCCGACGACAGCGCTGAAGAAACCGGCAGGGAGGCATAA
- a CDS encoding branched-chain amino acid ABC transporter permease: MSRNGILSRLAGGSALPVGLFFAAMLCMPYVLPNPYYVSTLTLACINAIIVVGLNLLLGFAGQISLGHAAFYGIAAYATGIATATYGLSMGTGFLIAVGLAAAVALLVGIPTLKLTGHYLAMGTLGFGIIVYIFFNESIELTGGPSGMVGIPRLALFGRELWDDTEYFYVVAAVLSLVLLLSLNLIRSRFGRALMAIHTSEKAAMCIGVDIARYKLFVFVLSAIYAAVAGFLYAHYLGFVAPSSFGFHFSVQLIVMVVVGGMASVWGAVAGAFFLTALPEFLRVFESVETLVYGGLLVLCMMFMPHGLAGGLTTLVRKMRRNGQRPTAPEGDSHV, encoded by the coding sequence ATGAGCCGCAACGGAATCCTCTCCCGTCTTGCCGGTGGTTCCGCGCTGCCGGTGGGGCTCTTTTTCGCGGCCATGCTCTGCATGCCCTATGTGCTTCCCAACCCTTACTATGTAAGCACCCTCACGCTGGCCTGCATCAATGCCATTATCGTGGTGGGGCTGAACCTCCTGCTCGGGTTTGCGGGGCAGATATCGCTCGGGCATGCGGCATTCTACGGCATAGCCGCCTATGCCACGGGCATTGCCACCGCAACCTACGGGCTTTCCATGGGTACGGGGTTTCTCATCGCCGTGGGGCTTGCCGCCGCCGTGGCGCTGCTTGTGGGCATTCCCACCCTCAAGCTCACAGGCCATTATCTGGCCATGGGCACGCTCGGCTTCGGCATTATCGTTTACATCTTCTTTAATGAATCCATTGAGCTTACGGGCGGGCCTTCCGGCATGGTGGGCATTCCCCGCCTTGCCCTCTTCGGGCGTGAGCTGTGGGACGATACGGAATATTTCTATGTGGTGGCAGCGGTGCTCAGTCTGGTGCTGCTGCTCTCGCTCAATCTTATCCGGTCGCGCTTCGGGCGGGCTCTCATGGCCATTCACACCAGTGAAAAGGCCGCCATGTGCATCGGTGTGGATATTGCCCGCTACAAGCTGTTCGTCTTTGTGCTGTCCGCAATCTATGCGGCTGTGGCGGGATTTCTGTATGCCCATTATCTGGGGTTTGTGGCCCCTTCCTCCTTCGGCTTTCACTTCTCCGTCCAGCTTATCGTCATGGTGGTTGTGGGGGGCATGGCCTCTGTCTGGGGGGCTGTCGCCGGTGCCTTTTTCCTCACGGCGCTGCCGGAGTTCCTGCGCGTGTTCGAGAGTGTGGAAACGCTGGTCTATGGCGGCCTGCTCGTGCTGTGCATGATGTTCATGCCGCATGGGCTGGCAGGCGGACTGACCACGCTTGTCAGAAAGATGCGGCGCAACGGACAGCGGCCGACCGCACCGGAAGGAGACTCCCATGTCTGA
- a CDS encoding branched-chain amino acid ABC transporter permease yields the protein MDASSFLQYLFSGLTVGATYGLTGLGFTIIFNTTGLINFAQGEFVMLGGMLAVICQAALGLPLPVSVVLAVLGATLAGALVERLAIRPVRNAPPINLVIITIGISILIRSIVMLLWDKDTHTLPHFSGTQPIMVAGAALMPQSLWILGISSVVLYALRTFFRKSIFGKAMLACSYQRKAAWLVGISVEHMVLLSFMISALVGAVGGVILAPMTMTSFDVGILLGLKGFAACILGGLGNPFGAAAGGLMIGVLESFGAGVISSAYKDAFAFIILLLLLFVRPSGLFGKAEVKRV from the coding sequence ATGGATGCATCCAGTTTTCTGCAATACCTCTTTTCCGGCCTGACCGTGGGGGCCACTTATGGGCTGACCGGTCTGGGCTTCACCATCATTTTCAATACCACCGGCCTCATCAATTTTGCACAGGGTGAGTTTGTCATGCTGGGCGGCATGCTGGCCGTCATCTGTCAGGCTGCTCTGGGGCTGCCGCTGCCTGTTTCGGTTGTGCTGGCCGTGCTCGGCGCAACGCTGGCGGGAGCTCTGGTTGAACGGCTTGCCATACGTCCTGTGCGCAACGCGCCGCCCATAAACCTTGTGATCATCACCATAGGCATTTCCATTCTCATCCGCAGCATTGTGATGCTGTTGTGGGATAAGGATACGCATACGCTGCCGCATTTTTCAGGAACGCAGCCCATCATGGTGGCAGGTGCAGCCCTGATGCCGCAGAGCCTGTGGATTCTGGGCATTTCTTCCGTTGTTCTCTATGCGCTGCGGACCTTTTTCCGCAAATCTATTTTCGGCAAGGCCATGCTCGCCTGCTCATACCAGCGCAAGGCCGCATGGCTTGTGGGCATAAGCGTTGAGCACATGGTGCTGCTCTCGTTCATGATTTCGGCCCTTGTGGGGGCTGTGGGCGGGGTGATTCTTGCACCCATGACCATGACCTCGTTCGACGTGGGCATACTGCTGGGGCTCAAGGGCTTTGCCGCCTGCATACTCGGCGGGCTGGGCAATCCCTTTGGTGCGGCCGCAGGGGGGCTGATGATCGGCGTGCTGGAATCCTTCGGAGCAGGTGTCATTTCCTCGGCCTACAAGGATGCGTTTGCGTTCATCATCCTGTTGCTGCTGCTCTTTGTCCGGCCTTCCGGCCTGTTCGGCAAGGCGGAGGTGAAGCGCGTATGA
- a CDS encoding tetratricopeptide repeat protein, whose protein sequence is MMRLRENAPKVVLVTSRKEHEEQDRAAISRQRLTLGASFASGLEAFGYLCSNPCDIILCDNNIGDMDSRSFLRLLKKNATLKQIPVVMVTAENDRNAVLDAIAAGCAGYILRPYSVDTFERHVGTALKLTTFTEIEEQQISDAKQLLAMGRYDDAIEEFEEIIALHDEAQQYYDMGCRYLLRQKFGKAIVSFNKAIKINELFAEAYQGLAEAFRGKGDMDGYERYLKKAADTYAQFDRLEEVKELFIEILKVDSTAINPFNTLGVRLRRNGDLQGAVRAYQQALEISPGDENIYFNLSKAYYLLEERDKGMEALVTALRINGGFDEARDLYGRMVGQPWTGDGFDELVDNVGRSREGSDSIMDV, encoded by the coding sequence ATGATGCGATTGAGGGAGAATGCACCCAAGGTGGTGCTCGTGACATCCCGCAAGGAACATGAAGAGCAGGACAGGGCGGCTATTTCCCGTCAGCGCCTGACTCTGGGAGCCAGCTTTGCCTCCGGGCTGGAGGCGTTCGGCTATCTGTGCTCCAACCCCTGCGACATCATTCTCTGCGATAATAACATCGGCGACATGGACAGCCGCAGTTTTCTGCGTCTGCTCAAGAAGAATGCCACCCTCAAGCAGATTCCCGTGGTCATGGTGACGGCGGAAAACGACCGCAACGCAGTGCTCGATGCCATTGCGGCAGGATGCGCCGGATACATTCTGCGGCCCTATTCCGTGGACACCTTCGAGCGGCATGTGGGGACGGCGCTCAAGCTCACCACCTTCACCGAAATAGAAGAACAGCAGATCAGCGATGCCAAGCAGCTGCTCGCCATGGGCCGCTACGACGATGCCATCGAGGAATTTGAAGAAATTATCGCCCTGCACGACGAGGCGCAGCAGTATTACGACATGGGCTGCCGTTACCTGCTCAGGCAGAAGTTCGGCAAGGCCATTGTCTCCTTCAACAAGGCCATCAAGATCAACGAATTGTTTGCCGAGGCGTATCAGGGGCTTGCCGAGGCCTTCCGCGGCAAGGGCGATATGGATGGGTATGAACGCTACCTGAAAAAGGCGGCAGATACCTATGCCCAGTTTGACCGGCTGGAAGAGGTGAAGGAACTGTTCATCGAAATCCTTAAGGTGGACAGCACCGCCATTAATCCCTTCAACACACTCGGGGTGCGGCTGCGCAGAAACGGTGATCTGCAGGGAGCCGTGCGGGCCTATCAGCAGGCGCTGGAGATATCGCCGGGAGACGAGAACATTTATTTCAACCTCTCCAAAGCCTACTATCTGCTTGAAGAGCGGGACAAGGGCATGGAGGCTCTGGTCACGGCGCTGCGCATCAACGGCGGCTTTGACGAGGCACGCGACCTGTACGGCCGTATGGTCGGTCAGCCGTGGACAGGGGACGGGTTCGACGAGCTTGTGGACAATGTCGGCCGTTCCCGTGAGGGGTCGGATTCGATTATGGACGTGTGA
- a CDS encoding ABC transporter ATP-binding protein, protein MPHSPATVPSLNDRTPLLDVRDLTTVFHTTRGTVTAVDALSFTLRTGRTLGIVGESGCGKSVTALSIMRLLSLPAGETVAGSVLFEGKDLLKLTEKEMRSVRGNDISMIFQEPMTSLNPVFKVGEQVAEVIRLHRTADRKSAWNEAVELLRKVGIPAPERRAEEYPHQMSGGMRQRVMIAIALACSPKLIIADEPTTALDVTIQGQILDLMKDLSQSTGSALMLITHDLGVVAETAEDVIVMYAGRIVEHSPVHDLFNTPLHPYTQGLLQSLPEHPLRLASHGALRKPLRAIPGTVPSLHNLPPGCKFNDRCPHAFDRCHNEEPGLIAASETHQVRCWLHA, encoded by the coding sequence ATGCCCCACAGCCCCGCCACGGTTCCGTCTTTGAACGACCGGACGCCGCTGCTGGATGTCCGCGACCTGACCACCGTGTTTCACACAACGCGGGGAACGGTAACCGCCGTGGACGCTCTCAGCTTCACTCTGAGAACGGGCAGAACACTGGGAATAGTGGGAGAATCCGGTTGCGGCAAAAGCGTTACCGCCCTCTCGATCATGCGCCTGCTTTCTCTGCCTGCGGGAGAAACCGTGGCAGGAAGCGTCCTCTTCGAGGGCAAAGACCTGCTCAAGCTCACGGAAAAGGAAATGCGCTCGGTACGCGGCAACGATATTTCCATGATCTTTCAGGAGCCCATGACCTCGCTTAACCCCGTCTTCAAAGTGGGAGAACAGGTAGCCGAGGTCATTCGCCTGCATAGAACAGCCGACAGAAAAAGCGCATGGAACGAAGCAGTGGAACTCCTGCGCAAAGTGGGCATTCCGGCACCGGAGCGGCGTGCGGAGGAATACCCCCACCAGATGAGCGGCGGCATGCGCCAGCGCGTGATGATAGCCATTGCCCTTGCCTGCTCCCCCAAGCTCATCATCGCGGATGAGCCGACCACCGCGCTGGATGTCACCATTCAGGGGCAGATTCTGGATCTCATGAAGGACCTGTCGCAAAGCACTGGCTCCGCGCTCATGCTCATAACCCACGACCTTGGCGTGGTGGCGGAAACGGCAGAAGACGTGATTGTCATGTACGCAGGCAGAATCGTGGAACATTCACCCGTGCACGACCTGTTCAACACGCCTCTTCATCCCTACACGCAGGGGCTGCTGCAATCACTGCCTGAGCATCCCCTCAGGCTTGCCAGTCATGGCGCATTGCGCAAACCGCTCAGGGCCATACCCGGAACTGTCCCCTCACTGCACAACCTGCCCCCCGGCTGCAAATTCAACGACCGCTGCCCGCATGCCTTTGATCGCTGCCACAACGAGGAACCCGGCCTTATAGCCGCCTCGGAAACACATCAGGTACGCTGCTGGCTGCATGCCTGA
- a CDS encoding response regulator, which yields MDTSILLVEDLEIVRQGLRALLSAREGFTIIGEAADGLEAVRMTAEKKPDVVLMDLHLPHMDGPDAIRQIKKSYPNTKIIALTADTKDRMLFKSLNAGVDGYVLKKANCEDLVKAIESVLLGKTYISPDLSGHLVEQYRREGAISQKSTLDTLSTREQQVLKLIAGGMGNKAIAETLCISHKTVEKHKANLKKKIAVSTTASLVSFAMDHGLLEEL from the coding sequence ATGGATACAAGCATACTTCTGGTTGAAGATCTGGAAATTGTCCGTCAGGGGCTGCGTGCTCTGCTCTCTGCGCGGGAAGGATTCACCATTATCGGCGAAGCTGCGGACGGACTCGAGGCCGTGCGTATGACAGCCGAGAAAAAACCGGACGTTGTTCTGATGGACCTGCACCTGCCCCATATGGACGGGCCGGACGCCATCCGCCAGATAAAGAAAAGCTACCCCAACACCAAGATCATAGCGCTGACTGCGGACACCAAGGACCGCATGCTCTTCAAGTCGCTGAACGCGGGGGTGGACGGGTATGTTCTCAAGAAGGCCAACTGCGAGGATCTGGTAAAAGCCATAGAATCCGTGCTGCTCGGCAAGACCTATATCAGCCCCGACCTTTCAGGCCATCTGGTAGAACAGTATCGCAGGGAAGGGGCCATATCCCAGAAAAGCACGCTGGATACCCTGAGCACACGGGAGCAGCAGGTTCTCAAGCTCATTGCCGGCGGCATGGGCAACAAGGCCATTGCGGAAACGCTGTGCATCAGCCACAAGACCGTGGAAAAGCACAAGGCCAACCTCAAAAAGAAAATTGCCGTTTCCACCACAGCTTCGCTTGTATCCTTTGCCATGGACCACGGCCTGCTGGAAGAACTCTAG